A genomic stretch from Fibrobacter sp. UBA4297 includes:
- a CDS encoding PD-(D/E)XK nuclease family transposase: MTENNTTSEKKAYYIVTNEQGEEFLLPYYSETFRVLMDDKDTIRDILNCLLGLDHDHEIIDLDYEFEKPIDVFMPEDDFARLDVWVTTKDNRYFNIELQNRSHPFFLDRLQLYNSYQTLRGKYEYNRSTYFKLMDEKERKVHFYELPETVSIWLCHFSILKSKDIFKDTWAVYSEDEVRRSDSTHRALPIFSKNRYIIVDLPNFKKLRKNISSREDYWLKLLSQGPLEVPELKDPIFRDALNRLRVSRISPEQLKALEEHMFDKHADEAIEAEIWLKAEAKGREQERAENKVDTEAVLRAKGLSESLITEIQSELEALRQNRHVEK; encoded by the coding sequence ATGACCGAAAACAACACAACTTCAGAAAAGAAAGCCTACTACATCGTTACGAACGAACAGGGCGAAGAGTTCTTGCTCCCTTATTACAGCGAAACGTTTCGCGTGCTGATGGATGACAAGGACACCATTCGTGATATTCTCAATTGTTTGCTTGGGCTTGACCATGACCATGAAATCATCGATCTCGATTACGAGTTCGAAAAGCCCATTGACGTTTTCATGCCGGAAGATGATTTCGCACGACTTGACGTGTGGGTAACCACCAAGGATAACCGTTATTTTAATATTGAGTTACAAAATCGTAGCCACCCTTTCTTTTTGGATCGATTGCAACTTTACAATTCCTATCAAACATTGCGTGGCAAGTACGAGTATAACAGGTCGACGTATTTCAAATTGATGGACGAAAAGGAGCGTAAGGTTCATTTTTATGAACTTCCCGAAACGGTATCCATCTGGCTCTGTCATTTCTCGATTCTCAAGTCAAAAGATATTTTTAAGGACACTTGGGCGGTCTATAGCGAGGACGAAGTTCGCCGTAGCGACTCAACACATCGTGCTCTTCCTATTTTCAGTAAAAATAGATATATTATAGTAGACCTTCCGAATTTCAAGAAACTGCGAAAAAACATCAGTTCACGCGAGGACTATTGGCTGAAACTTTTGTCGCAGGGTCCGCTTGAAGTTCCCGAATTGAAGGACCCGATCTTTAGGGACGCGCTCAACCGTTTGCGCGTAAGCCGCATAAGCCCTGAACAGCTTAAAGCCTTGGAGGAACATATGTTCGACAAACACGCTGATGAAGCTATCGAAGCCGAAATTTGGCTCAAAGCAGAAGCTAAAGGACGAGAACAGGAACGTGCAGAAAATAAAGTCGATACAGAAGCCGTTCTGCGAGCCAAGGGTCTTTCTGAATCGTTGATTACTGAAATACAATCCGAGCTTGAAGCCCTTCGACAAAATCGTCACGTAGAGAAATGA
- a CDS encoding formylglycine-generating enzyme family protein has translation MKLIFLLIAACFAFALADKKVDLTSDSLNEEIWIEAEKTETIRICLNRRVQTWETSLKTVILNDSCVAFQAPTLVGTESINVYLPESDSSHRINLAIGMKYLNFNNEEVLLGFDDQKKNSSKKKPIKYYESGFPIIEDMSQIQFDEWEYHGGGAIPPRTKDYKRLVSVSGSYLIDKYPVTNCEFIQLRWNDIPDSTYSNWYKTMVYRKTKSLQNGICPANDSAANYIFIFQAMSYANARSIRDGLKPYYKFTFNGIDKEKLISRKASHSKERILSKNQYIIGYSDFRKINYDYVLVSMDSTSDGYRLPYYNEWMMFARGGDKKNRAPWGDSANYKDALKYARFGTGGENMEATEPVGQLQPNGYGLYDIFGLVWELVLLEGPDFGYTLHPYCRKGGDNYIGTRWGYPRWENITYGFSEYATSGGFRLIRNIGNNAKWTEVKSDKE, from the coding sequence ATGAAACTGATTTTTCTATTAATCGCCGCCTGCTTTGCGTTTGCCTTGGCCGACAAAAAAGTTGATTTAACATCTGATTCTTTAAATGAAGAAATTTGGATTGAGGCTGAAAAAACTGAAACGATTAGAATTTGTTTGAATCGCCGGGTGCAAACTTGGGAAACCTCTCTTAAAACCGTGATTTTAAATGATTCTTGTGTTGCGTTTCAAGCTCCAACGCTTGTTGGAACTGAATCGATTAACGTGTATTTACCAGAATCAGATAGTTCTCATCGTATTAATTTAGCCATAGGAATGAAGTATTTAAATTTTAATAACGAGGAAGTCTTGCTAGGATTCGACGATCAAAAAAAGAATTCTAGTAAAAAAAAGCCGATAAAATACTATGAATCGGGATTTCCCATTATTGAAGACATGTCGCAAATACAATTTGACGAATGGGAATATCACGGAGGAGGAGCTATTCCTCCTCGAACAAAAGATTACAAAAGGCTTGTTTCTGTTTCTGGTTCTTATTTAATAGACAAATATCCTGTAACCAACTGCGAATTTATACAATTAAGATGGAATGATATTCCTGATTCGACATATTCCAACTGGTATAAAACTATGGTTTATAGAAAAACCAAAAGCTTACAAAACGGAATCTGTCCTGCAAATGATTCCGCTGCAAATTATATTTTCATATTCCAAGCAATGAGTTACGCAAATGCGCGTAGCATTCGCGATGGACTTAAGCCATATTACAAATTTACATTTAATGGAATTGATAAAGAAAAACTTATATCAAGGAAAGCCTCTCATAGTAAAGAAAGAATCTTATCAAAAAATCAATATATTATAGGTTATAGTGATTTTCGCAAAATAAACTATGACTATGTTCTTGTATCCATGGATAGTACTTCGGATGGGTATCGCCTTCCTTATTATAATGAGTGGATGATGTTTGCGCGTGGCGGAGATAAGAAAAATAGAGCACCTTGGGGAGATTCTGCAAACTATAAAGATGCTTTGAAATATGCAAGATTTGGAACTGGAGGTGAAAATATGGAAGCAACTGAACCAGTCGGACAATTACAACCAAATGGTTATGGTCTATACGATATTTTTGGCTTGGTTTGGGAATTAGTATTACTTGAGGGTCCCGATTTTGGTTATACACTTCATCCATATTGTCGAAAAGGTGGTGACAATTATATCGGGACTCGCTGGGGATATCCACGTTGGGAAAACATAACTTACGGTTTCTCCGAATATGCTACATCGGGCGGTTTCCGCCTCATTCGCAACATCGGCAATAACGCCAAGTGGACCGAAGTTAAGTCTGACAAGGAATAA
- a CDS encoding formylglycine-generating enzyme family protein produces the protein MKKILCLVASYGAVIADLLFCTACSDREKYIALNRGSLKNETWLEVEKNETVKICIDSKVQVWNTALDSEILGESCLKVRVPTLIGVNSINVKFFDSDSAYKINLTVGMKYLDFKNEEVLLGFDYMHEYIDNERLAKITGMFLVDKYPVTNCEFLQLMWDEIPSELHDEKEKNWIKRKKLSVRKEGCDAHDSATNIVYLYQALKYANERSIREGLKPYYTFSEETFSKNEFEYDKTISEGQYIISYRDFTHHDETRIKVSVDSSSDGYRLPYYDEWMMLARGGDKKHKAPWGDSATFKDVQKYAKFNDKTEYYEKINSSITGPVGQLQPNGYGLYDIFGLVNELVLLEKPQKFRKYQILSRPNPNRPRYANTNCKRKNNCPSYLKGGTADDNWQNISYGYYSYGSIGGFRLIRNIGNNAKWIEVKD, from the coding sequence ATGAAAAAGATTTTGTGTTTGGTTGCAAGTTATGGGGCCGTAATAGCCGACTTGTTATTTTGTACAGCCTGCTCAGATAGGGAAAAATATATCGCTTTAAATCGAGGTTCTTTAAAAAACGAAACTTGGCTTGAAGTTGAAAAGAATGAAACGGTAAAAATCTGCATAGATTCCAAAGTACAAGTATGGAACACTGCACTGGATTCTGAAATTCTTGGTGAATCCTGTTTAAAAGTTCGAGTTCCAACGCTTATCGGTGTCAACTCAATTAATGTGAAATTTTTTGATTCTGACAGTGCCTATAAAATTAATCTTACTGTCGGGATGAAGTACCTTGACTTTAAAAATGAAGAGGTTCTATTGGGATTTGATTATATGCATGAATATATAGATAATGAAAGACTAGCAAAAATCACAGGAATGTTTTTAGTTGATAAATATCCTGTTACTAACTGCGAATTTTTACAATTAATGTGGGATGAAATTCCTTCAGAACTACATGATGAAAAAGAAAAAAATTGGATTAAAAGAAAGAAGTTAAGCGTACGTAAAGAAGGTTGCGACGCACACGACTCTGCGACAAATATTGTTTATTTATATCAAGCCTTAAAATATGCAAATGAGCGCAGTATTCGAGAAGGATTAAAACCGTATTATACATTTTCAGAAGAAACATTCTCGAAAAATGAATTTGAATATGATAAAACTATATCTGAAGGTCAATATATTATAAGCTATCGTGATTTCACCCACCATGATGAAACGCGAATCAAAGTTTCAGTTGATTCATCTTCGGATGGTTATCGACTACCCTATTACGATGAATGGATGATGTTAGCTCGAGGCGGAGATAAGAAGCACAAAGCACCTTGGGGGGATTCAGCGACGTTTAAAGATGTACAAAAATACGCAAAATTCAATGATAAAACTGAATATTATGAAAAAATAAATAGTTCTATAACAGGACCTGTAGGCCAGTTACAGCCTAATGGATATGGTTTGTATGATATTTTCGGTCTAGTTAATGAACTGGTTTTATTAGAGAAACCCCAAAAATTCAGAAAGTACCAAATATTATCAAGACCTAACCCCAATAGACCTCGTTACGCTAATACAAACTGTAAAAGGAAAAACAATTGTCCTTCTTATTTAAAGGGGGGAACCGCTGATGATAATTGGCAAAATATTAGCTATGGGTATTATTCATATGGTAGTATTGGCGGTTTCCGTCTTATCCGCAACATCGGCAATAACGCCAAGTGGATCGAAGTTAAGGATTAA